One window of Paroedura picta isolate Pp20150507F chromosome 2, Ppicta_v3.0, whole genome shotgun sequence genomic DNA carries:
- the LOC143828923 gene encoding uncharacterized protein LOC143828923, translating to MLAVVQRMNTALSRRTSAIAEYRERVPGTLTSSRRRSVRVTMAAKKRWQALAEVRFPRQFWVDERSSDWWENFVWTRWDDDHWIANFRMSRGTFFELVEALRGRMERQVTGMRRPVPVEKRVAAALWYLATPQYFRTVAQQFGLGVTTVGDILKEFCLAMEAELFSKVVCLGDRLGASMDGFARLGFPHCFAAVDGSHIPIRAPGGSIKEYGNRKDFCSVLLQGTVDFSGRFIDAEVGWNLASQYCRTTLVMRLDSNCGVSTSCVSSLFCVLLIMICLFLCPATQSPSKLATAPEREEGEEEGPSTSGQAAAETVEARLRAMEARVTSLEAQVAELKGEIEQQRQQREAEELKKKEDEDLFHRE from the exons atgctcgcggtggtccagcgcatgaataccgccttgtcgcgtcggacgtctgctatcgcggagtaccgagaacgggtgcccggaacgctgaccagcagcagaagacgttctgtaagggtaaccatggcggccaagaaacgctggcaagctctggcagaggtccggttccccagacagttctgggtggacgaacgatcctctgactggtgggagaattttgtgtggactcgctgggatgatgaccactggattgccaacttcaggatgtcgagggggacattttttgaactcgtggaggctctacgtggacgcatggagaggcaagtcactggcatgcggcgccccgttccagttgaaaaaagggtggctgccgcattgtggtacttggccacccctcagtacttccggacagtagcccagcaattcggactcggagtcactacggttggcgatatccttaaggagttctgcctcgccatggaggcggaattgttcagcaaagtcgtgtgcctcggagaccggcttggagcg agtatggacgggtttgccaggcttggattcccgcattgttttgcggccgtcgatggaagccacatccctatccgtgcccccgggggaagcataaaagagtacgggaacaggaaggacttttgctctgttctcctgcaaggaacagtggacttctccggccggtttatcgatgccgaggtggggtgga acttagccagccagtactgtagaaccactttggttatgcgcttagactctaactgtggtgtgtccaccagctgtgtttcatctctgttttgtgtgcttttaattatgatttgtctttttctttgcccagccacacaatcaccatccaagctggcaacagcacctgagcgtgaggagggggaggaagagggaccttccacctcgggacaggctgcag ctgaaactgtggaggcaaggctgcgtgccatggaggccagagttacttccctggaggctcaagtggcagagctgaaaggggagattgagcagcaaaggcaacagagggaggcggaagaac t